The Mycolicibacterium smegmatis genome has a window encoding:
- a CDS encoding Rv1815 family serine proteinase — protein MRQLLSHTLRALPVFFMMAALSAWPSHADPGVQVFPGMEIRQDSNLCTIGFIDPVARVAFTAGHCRGSGSVGDRNGNVIGMQAAFHDNTPNGATVDTNHVISDWETIQLAGDVGINPALPTGRILVEDPAIGAAPGMPVCHFGVVTGESCGTVEAVNNGWFTMANGVVSARGDSGGPVYTVTPDGRAVILGLFNSTWGQYPAAVSWPSVSGAARHTIVQASADSADLFVQ, from the coding sequence GTGCGTCAGTTGTTATCTCACACGTTGCGGGCACTGCCGGTGTTCTTCATGATGGCAGCGCTTTCCGCCTGGCCCTCACATGCGGACCCGGGAGTGCAGGTCTTCCCGGGCATGGAGATACGGCAGGACAGCAATCTCTGCACGATCGGCTTCATCGATCCGGTGGCCCGGGTCGCGTTCACGGCCGGTCACTGCCGGGGCAGCGGTTCGGTGGGCGATCGCAACGGGAACGTCATCGGCATGCAGGCCGCGTTCCACGACAACACCCCGAACGGGGCCACCGTGGACACCAACCATGTGATCTCCGACTGGGAGACGATCCAGCTCGCGGGTGACGTGGGGATCAACCCGGCGTTGCCCACGGGGCGAATCCTGGTGGAGGATCCGGCGATCGGTGCCGCACCCGGAATGCCGGTGTGCCACTTCGGCGTCGTCACCGGCGAGAGTTGCGGCACCGTCGAGGCCGTCAACAACGGGTGGTTCACGATGGCCAACGGCGTCGTGAGTGCCCGTGGTGATTCCGGCGGCCCGGTCTACACGGTCACGCCCGACGGACGCGCCGTGATCCTCGGCCTGTTCAACAGCACCTGGGGTCAGTATCCGGCCGCGGTGTCCTGGCCCAGTGTGAGCGGCGCGGCACGCCACACCATCGTGCAGGCATCGGCCGACTCGGCCGATCTGTTTGTGCAGTAA
- a CDS encoding TetR/AcrR family transcriptional regulator — protein MGKRQESRERIEAAIVEIGRRHLATEGAAGLSLRAVARDLGMVSSAVYRYVASRDELLTLLVVDAYTELADAVAAAVADVGGARWRSQIRAIAHATRNWALDQPARWALLYGSPVPGYHAPAERTVVPGTRVVVALFAAVARGIAEGDIPATEETVAQPLSGDFARLRAEFRLHVDDATMARCFALWAGLIGAVSLEVFGQYGADTLTDPRQLFDLQIDSLTGALTN, from the coding sequence GTGGGCAAGCGTCAGGAGAGCCGGGAACGCATCGAGGCGGCGATCGTCGAGATCGGCAGGCGGCACCTCGCGACCGAGGGGGCGGCAGGGCTTTCGCTGCGGGCCGTCGCCCGCGACCTCGGGATGGTGTCGTCGGCCGTCTACCGGTACGTCGCCAGTCGCGACGAGTTGCTCACCCTGCTCGTGGTGGACGCCTACACCGAACTCGCCGACGCCGTGGCGGCCGCGGTCGCCGACGTCGGCGGGGCCCGCTGGCGATCGCAGATCCGCGCGATCGCGCACGCAACCCGGAACTGGGCACTGGATCAGCCCGCGCGCTGGGCGCTGCTCTACGGAAGCCCGGTGCCCGGTTACCACGCCCCGGCCGAGCGCACCGTGGTGCCCGGTACGCGGGTGGTGGTCGCGCTGTTCGCCGCGGTGGCCAGGGGTATTGCCGAAGGGGACATACCGGCGACCGAAGAGACCGTCGCGCAACCGCTTTCGGGCGACTTCGCCCGGTTGCGGGCCGAGTTCAGGCTCCACGTCGACGACGCCACCATGGCCAGGTGCTTCGCGCTGTGGGCCGGGTTGATCGGGGCGGTGAGCCTCGAGGTGTTCGGTCAGTACGGCGCCGACACCCTCACCGACCCGCGCCAGTTGTTCGACCTCCAGATCGATTCACTCACCGGCGCGCTCACAAACTAG
- a CDS encoding nitroreductase/quinone reductase family protein produces the protein MTRYDEPGPVARAANTLIRWLAEHGVSIAGSTALRVRGRRSGKFRSVVVNLMTVDGHRYVVAPRGETEWVRNARAAGVVEIGPRRRRRTAQIAEIADDAKPTLLKRYLDRWYWEVKGHMADLTPKSSAEQLRAAAPHIPVFALVETS, from the coding sequence ATGACCAGGTATGACGAACCCGGCCCAGTGGCCCGCGCAGCCAATACGCTCATCCGTTGGCTGGCCGAACACGGCGTGAGCATCGCGGGTTCGACCGCGCTGCGGGTGCGTGGCAGGCGCAGCGGCAAGTTCCGCAGCGTGGTGGTCAACCTGATGACGGTCGACGGTCACCGGTACGTGGTCGCACCGCGCGGCGAGACCGAATGGGTCCGCAACGCCAGGGCCGCGGGTGTCGTGGAGATCGGACCGCGCCGGCGCCGCCGCACGGCACAGATCGCCGAGATCGCCGATGACGCGAAACCCACACTGCTGAAGCGCTATCTCGACCGGTGGTACTGGGAGGTCAAGGGGCACATGGCCGATCTGACGCCGAAGTCGTCGGCCGAGCAGTTGCGCGCGGCGGCACCGCACATCCCGGTGTTCGCACTCGTCGAGACGAGCTGA
- a CDS encoding VOC family protein, whose amino-acid sequence MPNQTPVQIAWVTRDLDRTEQALTTLLGARRWIRMPAVRFGPDTCTHRGRPADFTADVALSYAGDIQLEVIAPVDGESVYTEFLDRCGPGLHHVCLEMPDTEAFDERLRAAARDGTPAVCHGELAGGMRFAYLSAADAGVPYQEIAYFPPEIRAFFDYVKQEQQ is encoded by the coding sequence GTGCCGAATCAGACACCTGTCCAGATCGCCTGGGTGACCCGCGACCTGGACCGCACCGAGCAGGCGCTGACCACGCTGCTGGGGGCGCGCCGCTGGATCCGCATGCCCGCGGTCCGCTTCGGCCCGGACACATGCACGCACCGCGGCCGCCCCGCGGACTTCACCGCCGACGTCGCGCTGAGCTACGCAGGTGACATCCAGCTCGAGGTCATCGCACCGGTGGACGGTGAGAGCGTGTACACCGAGTTCCTGGACCGCTGCGGCCCGGGCCTGCACCACGTGTGCCTCGAGATGCCCGACACCGAGGCGTTCGACGAGCGGCTGCGCGCCGCCGCCCGCGACGGCACCCCCGCGGTGTGCCACGGTGAGTTGGCCGGCGGTATGCGCTTCGCGTACCTGTCGGCCGCGGACGCCGGTGTGCCGTATCAGGAAATCGCTTACTTCCCGCCCGAGATCCGGGCGTTCTTCGATTATGTGAAACAGGAGCAACAGTGA